A single region of the Novosphingobium sp. genome encodes:
- a CDS encoding STM3941 family protein produces MSDFVAYTSRWRTALSILGSITFVALAVWMAGLMGPVPVSQRIAPEMAVFLGWSGIVFFGLCAAVGAKIWRQNAEQLRIGEAGIKYLRWSDQIIPWSEINDVTEWSYKATRTIVLHLRNPSLYPGKGLIGRVGQANHRLTGGDIGISMTSTDRSFDEAMAVIAKFRQLARVR; encoded by the coding sequence ATGAGCGATTTCGTTGCATACACCTCGCGATGGCGCACGGCCCTGTCGATCTTAGGTTCCATCACATTTGTTGCGTTGGCAGTATGGATGGCAGGGCTAATGGGGCCAGTTCCAGTTTCACAGCGGATTGCCCCGGAGATGGCCGTATTTTTGGGCTGGAGCGGCATCGTCTTTTTTGGACTGTGTGCAGCCGTCGGCGCAAAAATTTGGCGGCAAAATGCCGAGCAGCTTCGGATCGGGGAGGCAGGCATCAAATATTTACGTTGGAGCGACCAAATCATCCCATGGTCTGAGATAAACGACGTGACGGAGTGGAGCTACAAGGCGACACGGACAATCGTTCTGCACCTTCGCAACCCTTCCCTTTATCCCGGTAAGGGTCTGATTGGGCGGGTTGGGCAAGCGAACCACCGGCTGACGGGTGGAGATATTGGCATATCGATGACCAGTACGGATCGCAGCTTTGACGAGGCAATGGCAGTCATCGCGAAATTTCGTCAACTTGCGAGAGTCCGCTAA
- a CDS encoding LysR family transcriptional regulator, which yields MDRLESMAVFVDVVQAGSLVAAAERRGLSPSMVGKHLRALEERVGLRLLQRTTRRQKLTEAGELFLERCLAVLQQVEAAEEDTGSLRGGVAGLLRISAPTSFGVTRLSPALAAFRQTHPRIEVELMLSDAPVDVIGDGVDVAFLLGPLAESGLIARPLEQFYRMIVCAAPDYLALRGVPQVPQDLADHDCLGHTRWGLRHAWRFMAGEEMIEVPVRYPLRIDHGLALREAALAGAGIILQPHALVSEDIAAGRLQRLLSDYEARGRQLYLVYARDRAAPAKLRAFVDFALERFGLVKG from the coding sequence ATGGACCGTCTCGAAAGCATGGCCGTGTTTGTCGATGTGGTGCAGGCGGGCAGTCTGGTCGCGGCGGCCGAGCGGCGTGGCCTGTCCCCCAGCATGGTCGGCAAGCATCTGCGTGCTCTGGAGGAAAGGGTCGGCCTGCGCCTGTTGCAGCGCACCACCCGGCGGCAGAAACTGACCGAGGCGGGGGAACTCTTCCTCGAACGCTGCCTGGCGGTGCTGCAGCAGGTCGAGGCGGCGGAGGAGGATACCGGATCGCTGCGGGGAGGCGTTGCAGGACTGCTACGCATCTCGGCGCCCACATCTTTCGGTGTGACCCGCTTGTCGCCCGCGCTGGCCGCCTTTCGGCAGACGCATCCCCGGATCGAGGTCGAACTGATGCTCAGCGACGCCCCGGTCGATGTGATTGGCGATGGGGTGGATGTCGCGTTTTTACTCGGACCGTTGGCGGAATCCGGCTTGATCGCGCGGCCCTTGGAGCAATTCTACCGGATGATCGTCTGCGCGGCGCCCGACTATCTTGCCCTTCGGGGCGTGCCGCAGGTGCCGCAGGATTTGGCCGACCATGATTGCCTGGGCCATACGCGCTGGGGGTTGCGGCATGCCTGGCGTTTCATGGCGGGCGAGGAGATGATCGAGGTTCCAGTCCGTTACCCTCTGCGGATCGATCATGGTCTGGCTTTGCGCGAGGCGGCACTGGCCGGAGCCGGGATCATCCTGCAACCCCATGCGCTGGTGAGCGAGGACATTGCGGCGGGCCGTTTGCAGCGGCTGTTAAGCGATTATGAGGCGAGGGGGCGGCAACTCTATCTGGTCTATGCGCGCGATCGCGCGGCACCGGCCAAGCTGCGTGCTTTCGTCGATTTCGCGCTCGAGCGTTTTGGTCTAGTCAAGGGCTGA
- the attM gene encoding N-acyl homoserine lactonase AttM has protein sequence MNDIRLYMFQSGSQCCKLHDIKMNQGDGADYTIPVPWFLLTHPKGHVVIDGGLAAEGLADPRAYWGDAVDAYRPIMSPEQGCVAQLASLGIAPEAVRFVVLSHLHSDHSGAIGRFPEATHVVQRREYEYAFAPDWFAAAAYVRKDFDRPGLRWHLLDGTGSDGHDLYGDGVLRMISTPGHTPGHQSFLVTLPRHGAFLLAADAVYTLDHWNERALPGFMASAVDAVRSVQALRALAERTNAQVVTGHDPDAWPAFRQAPAYYD, from the coding sequence ATGAACGACATCAGGCTCTATATGTTTCAATCGGGCAGCCAGTGCTGCAAACTGCACGATATCAAGATGAATCAGGGCGATGGAGCCGATTACACCATCCCCGTGCCGTGGTTCCTGCTCACCCATCCCAAGGGGCATGTCGTCATTGATGGCGGTCTGGCGGCCGAGGGGCTGGCCGATCCGCGGGCCTATTGGGGCGACGCCGTGGATGCTTATCGCCCGATTATGAGCCCTGAACAGGGCTGTGTCGCACAACTGGCCAGCCTGGGCATCGCGCCGGAGGCGGTGCGCTTCGTGGTGCTCTCGCATCTGCATTCGGACCATAGCGGCGCCATCGGTCGTTTCCCTGAGGCGACCCATGTGGTCCAGCGGCGCGAATATGAATATGCCTTCGCGCCCGACTGGTTTGCCGCGGCAGCCTATGTCCGCAAGGATTTCGACCGACCCGGTCTTAGGTGGCACTTGCTCGATGGCACCGGTAGCGACGGCCACGACCTCTATGGCGACGGCGTGTTGCGCATGATTTCCACGCCTGGGCACACGCCGGGACATCAGTCGTTTCTGGTCACCTTGCCGCGCCATGGCGCATTTCTGCTCGCCGCCGATGCTGTTTATACGCTCGATCACTGGAACGAAAGGGCCTTGCCCGGCTTCATGGCCTCGGCGGTGGATGCGGTGAGGTCGGTGCAGGCCTTGCGCGCTCTGGCGGAACGGACAAACGCACAGGTCGTGACCGGTCATGATCCGGATGCTTGGCCAGCCTTCAGGCAGGCGCCGGCCTACTATGATTGA
- a CDS encoding Arm DNA-binding domain-containing protein — MCLTPRESTTAKKIALTPAAIDALTSGSITDLSTPGLAIEVLRSGKKRWRYRRKIAGKEIVATLFGGLFPAVPISKARVWARDLNEQVEGGLDPRLTQRQAKERAEMTVAKAHALYMRAVHEGRSSRRKRTTKPLTIKDKILAYQRDIGPNLRKRNIYDVTEEDLIKIVEKRKNTKISANHLANELKAFFGWAASLTGKEVGLAADPASRLSDLRFPEKPRSRILDMREIEWLLLALSEQPRQIQRCFLLCLLTAARISEVTQAKSSE, encoded by the coding sequence GTGTGCCTGACGCCGAGAGAATCGACTACGGCCAAAAAAATTGCACTTACCCCCGCTGCGATTGATGCCCTCACCAGTGGTTCGATAACAGATCTGTCCACGCCAGGCCTTGCCATTGAGGTCCTGCGAAGCGGCAAAAAGCGGTGGCGTTATCGACGGAAAATTGCGGGCAAAGAAATTGTAGCCACACTGTTTGGCGGGCTCTTTCCTGCAGTACCTATTTCCAAGGCGAGGGTATGGGCTCGCGACTTGAATGAGCAGGTGGAAGGAGGCCTCGACCCACGTCTTACTCAGCGTCAAGCAAAAGAGCGTGCAGAAATGACGGTGGCCAAAGCCCACGCACTCTATATGCGCGCGGTGCACGAAGGACGCTCGTCCCGCAGAAAAAGGACAACCAAGCCATTGACTATTAAAGATAAGATCCTCGCCTATCAACGAGACATCGGGCCAAATTTGAGAAAACGCAACATCTATGATGTTACGGAAGAGGACCTCATTAAAATCGTAGAAAAAAGAAAAAATACAAAGATCAGCGCAAATCACCTTGCGAATGAATTGAAAGCTTTTTTCGGCTGGGCCGCATCGCTAACTGGCAAGGAGGTCGGATTAGCAGCCGATCCAGCGAGCCGGCTGAGCGATCTACGTTTCCCCGAAAAACCTCGCTCCCGTATTCTCGATATGCGGGAGATCGAATGGCTTCTCCTGGCGCTGAGTGAGCAACCACGCCAGATTCAGCGCTGTTTCCTACTTTGCCTGCTTACTGCCGCTCGTATATCGGAAGTAACTCAAGCAAAATCCTCCGAGTGA
- a CDS encoding DUF1543 domain-containing protein, with product MSGDSLFEQHVVHAMVVPDERSMIEACHKRFAASFEAAHIDGWVAIAVDSEDQGHAFKPASRCWLLEMGRNSQAFLREQHDYRFLQAPSARDAIATLRKEMPGWHIDSVVDVDRLAHERGWRLTRSEADALPDMCQVARYIRFDRMAPALPLLEAMGGVSKD from the coding sequence GTGTCCGGCGACAGCCTGTTCGAGCAGCACGTGGTTCACGCCATGGTCGTGCCAGACGAGCGCAGCATGATAGAAGCCTGCCATAAGCGTTTTGCCGCAAGCTTCGAGGCGGCCCATATCGACGGTTGGGTGGCGATTGCGGTCGATTCCGAGGATCAGGGCCATGCTTTTAAACCGGCAAGCCGATGCTGGTTGCTGGAAATGGGGCGCAACTCACAGGCCTTTCTGCGTGAGCAGCATGATTACCGTTTCCTGCAAGCACCCAGCGCGCGCGACGCCATCGCGACCTTGCGCAAGGAGATGCCCGGCTGGCACATCGACAGCGTGGTCGATGTCGACCGCCTGGCGCATGAACGCGGCTGGCGATTGACCCGCAGCGAAGCCGATGCTTTGCCCGACATGTGTCAGGTGGCGCGCTACATTCGCTTTGATCGCATGGCTCCCGCCTTGCCGCTTTTAGAGGCAATGGGCGGCGTGTCGAAAGATTGA
- a CDS encoding cupin domain-containing protein, whose amino-acid sequence MTDNTPAGRLTIGATARFSGIEAGILLGGEAAPLTVMRMLVTQGQGAPLHISHDEDKLFRIVRGTLLFVIGEDRITATEGDTLFVPRGTVHGFSAQGGPAEMLLVSTPARHDRFFQAMDALPVPHRMEDVAQVCQRFAQSIVGPVVAG is encoded by the coding sequence ATGACCGATAACACCCCCGCCGGCAGGCTGACCATCGGCGCCACCGCGCGCTTTTCCGGCATCGAGGCGGGCATTCTGCTGGGCGGCGAGGCGGCGCCACTGACCGTGATGCGGATGCTGGTGACGCAAGGGCAGGGCGCGCCGCTGCATATCTCGCATGATGAGGACAAGCTGTTTCGTATTGTGCGCGGCACCTTGCTCTTCGTGATCGGCGAGGACAGGATCACGGCGACAGAGGGCGATACACTGTTCGTGCCGCGTGGCACCGTGCATGGCTTTTCCGCCCAGGGCGGGCCGGCGGAGATGCTGCTGGTGTCCACCCCAGCCCGACATGACCGCTTCTTTCAGGCCATGGATGCCTTGCCCGTGCCGCATCGCATGGAGGATGTTGCGCAGGTCTGCCAGCGCTTTGCCCAGAGCATCGTCGGCCCGGTGGTGGCAGGCTGA
- a CDS encoding NAD(P)-dependent oxidoreductase yields the protein MRSKGLAAMRKGSVFIDHTTTSAQVARELHAIASEGGFGFVDAPVSGGQSGAENGVLTVMCGGDAQDVGKAEGAIASYARLCRHLGPTGSGQLAKMVNQLCIAGVVQGLAEGVHFAQRAGLPVEAVMEVLGKGAAGSWQMENRASTMQAGRYEFGFAVDWMRKDLGICLAEGGRNGAQLPLATLVDEFYAEVQAMGGGRWDTSSLLARLNREGASGIDG from the coding sequence ATGCGCAGCAAAGGCCTCGCGGCCATGCGCAAGGGCAGTGTCTTCATCGATCATACGACCACCTCGGCGCAGGTGGCGCGCGAACTCCATGCCATCGCATCGGAAGGCGGCTTCGGCTTTGTCGATGCGCCGGTTTCGGGCGGCCAGAGTGGAGCGGAGAACGGCGTGCTGACGGTCATGTGCGGCGGCGACGCGCAGGATGTCGGCAAGGCAGAGGGCGCCATCGCCAGCTATGCCAGATTGTGCCGCCATCTCGGGCCGACGGGGTCGGGCCAATTGGCCAAGATGGTCAACCAGCTCTGTATTGCCGGCGTCGTGCAGGGGCTGGCCGAGGGCGTGCATTTCGCCCAGCGGGCCGGTCTGCCGGTCGAGGCGGTGATGGAGGTTCTGGGCAAGGGCGCCGCCGGATCGTGGCAGATGGAGAACCGCGCATCGACCATGCAGGCGGGCCGCTATGAGTTCGGCTTCGCGGTCGACTGGATGCGCAAGGATCTGGGCATCTGCCTGGCGGAAGGCGGGCGCAATGGCGCCCAGCTACCGCTCGCCACGCTGGTCGATGAGTTCTATGCCGAGGTGCAGGCGATGGGCGGTGGCCGGTGGGACACATCGAGCCTGCTGGCGCGCCTGAACCGGGAGGGCGCCAGCGGGATCGACGGCTAG
- a CDS encoding carboxymuconolactone decarboxylase family protein translates to MTAPSMPRDTEAYARGLALFERLHGGHSGAGLATSRDELCPDFLTMTMEWAFAGVLDRPGLDLVTREFVIIACCVTRGYLPQLRAHIEAALVAGATREQIVEVIVQTQFYASGAAANNALGVAAEVFGLQA, encoded by the coding sequence ATGACCGCCCCCTCGATGCCCCGTGATACCGAAGCCTATGCCCGCGGCCTTGCCCTGTTCGAGCGCCTGCATGGCGGGCACAGCGGCGCCGGTCTGGCGACCTCGCGCGACGAACTTTGCCCCGATTTCCTGACGATGACCATGGAATGGGCTTTTGCCGGCGTGCTGGACCGGCCAGGTCTCGATCTGGTGACGCGCGAATTCGTCATCATCGCCTGCTGCGTGACGCGCGGCTATCTGCCGCAACTGCGCGCCCATATCGAGGCGGCGCTGGTCGCGGGCGCCACGCGCGAGCAGATCGTCGAGGTGATCGTGCAGACCCAGTTCTACGCGAGCGGCGCGGCAGCCAACAATGCGCTGGGTGTGGCCGCCGAGGTCTTTGGGCTTCAGGCCTGA
- the rlmJ gene encoding 23S rRNA (adenine(2030)-N(6))-methyltransferase RlmJ: MNYRHSFHAGNSADVVKHSLLIALVRALQHKEGALTLIDTHAGCGLYDLDGDQAQRTGESTQGVARAFADPNPLLDDYRAAVQAVNVGTKAHLYPGSPRILAQLLRPQDLLILNEKHPEDAYTLRGVMRDTSAAIHERDAYELWLAMVPPRTARGVVVVDPPYEQTDERKRITATLAAAYRKWAHGVTVIWYPLKDRATHAQWKHQLRKLGIPKFLSVEHWLYDNDQPGIYNGAGLFIVNPPYAFTQALPPLLEALRAALAPEGHWGELTADWLSD; encoded by the coding sequence ATGAATTATCGCCATTCCTTCCATGCCGGCAACAGCGCCGATGTCGTGAAGCACAGCCTGCTGATTGCCCTTGTGCGGGCCTTGCAGCACAAAGAGGGCGCGCTGACCCTGATCGACACCCATGCCGGCTGCGGGCTGTACGACCTTGATGGCGACCAGGCCCAACGCACGGGCGAGTCCACGCAAGGCGTAGCGCGGGCCTTTGCCGACCCGAACCCCTTGCTCGACGACTACCGCGCCGCCGTGCAGGCGGTGAATGTCGGGACCAAGGCGCATCTCTACCCCGGCTCGCCGCGGATTCTGGCGCAGCTTCTGCGTCCGCAGGATTTGCTGATCCTGAACGAGAAACATCCGGAGGACGCTTATACTCTGCGCGGCGTCATGCGTGACACATCCGCTGCCATCCATGAGCGCGACGCCTACGAGCTTTGGCTGGCGATGGTGCCCCCCCGCACCGCGCGCGGGGTGGTGGTGGTCGACCCGCCGTATGAGCAGACGGACGAACGCAAACGTATCACGGCCACCCTGGCTGCGGCTTACCGCAAATGGGCGCATGGCGTGACGGTGATCTGGTATCCACTGAAAGACCGCGCCACGCATGCGCAGTGGAAGCACCAGTTACGCAAGCTCGGCATCCCGAAATTTCTGTCGGTGGAGCATTGGTTGTACGATAACGATCAGCCCGGCATCTATAACGGCGCAGGCCTTTTTATCGTCAACCCGCCCTACGCCTTCACGCAGGCGCTACCGCCTCTGCTGGAAGCCCTGCGCGCCGCGCTGGCACCCGAGGGGCATTGGGGTGAGCTCACAGCCGATTGGTTGAGCGATTAA
- a CDS encoding DUF2252 family protein has product MGKSARVVQTVSPDHRGAVLVAKRHLKMARSVHAYVRGNTEKFYTWLAASPIARNLPEGPAIWICGDCHLGNLGPIADENGKVEVAIRDLDQAVIGNPAHDLIRLALSLQTAARGSDLPGIVSARMIEAMMEGYESVFRDRDGKRDDQDEPVTLRSLRRRALGRRWKHLARERLEDLDLSLPLGRKFWPLRSEEREAMATLVQSDEVHRIALTACGNTPGRQAESVRLIDAAYWCKGCSSLGQLRYAVLIAVRDAQGEETPALVDIKEAAPSVAPHRAGALMPASPADCVVTAARALSPQLGERMVAAHLLGRPVVLRELLPQDLKLEVEQFSRGEAIAAARSLAQVVGRAHARQMDASQRTVWLATLRGGHAWDIAAPSWLWAATVDLAAAHERGYLDHCRRFALKQADQAVEG; this is encoded by the coding sequence ATGGGCAAAAGCGCAAGGGTCGTTCAGACAGTTTCCCCCGATCATCGCGGAGCGGTTCTGGTCGCCAAGCGGCATCTCAAGATGGCGCGATCAGTGCATGCCTATGTGCGCGGCAACACGGAGAAATTCTACACCTGGCTGGCTGCTTCGCCCATCGCCCGGAACCTGCCAGAAGGTCCTGCGATCTGGATCTGCGGTGACTGTCACCTCGGCAATCTTGGGCCCATCGCCGATGAAAACGGCAAGGTCGAAGTTGCCATCCGCGATCTCGACCAGGCGGTGATCGGCAATCCGGCCCATGATCTTATTCGCCTCGCCCTCAGTCTGCAGACCGCCGCTCGGGGGTCGGACCTGCCTGGGATCGTCTCGGCGCGGATGATCGAGGCGATGATGGAGGGCTATGAAAGTGTTTTTCGCGATCGGGATGGCAAGCGGGACGATCAGGACGAGCCTGTGACCTTGCGCAGCCTGCGCAGGCGGGCATTAGGACGCAGATGGAAGCATCTTGCCCGTGAGCGGCTGGAGGATCTTGACCTTTCCCTCCCGCTCGGCAGGAAATTCTGGCCTTTGCGCTCCGAGGAGCGTGAGGCCATGGCTACCCTTGTTCAGAGCGATGAGGTTCACCGTATCGCCCTGACCGCTTGCGGAAACACGCCGGGCCGTCAGGCGGAAAGCGTAAGGCTGATCGATGCGGCCTATTGGTGCAAGGGCTGCAGTTCGCTGGGGCAGTTGCGCTATGCCGTGTTGATTGCGGTTCGCGATGCGCAGGGCGAGGAAACCCCTGCTCTGGTCGATATCAAGGAGGCCGCGCCTAGCGTTGCGCCTCATCGTGCTGGCGCACTGATGCCCGCTTCCCCGGCCGATTGCGTGGTGACAGCAGCGCGGGCCCTCTCGCCGCAATTGGGTGAGCGCATGGTGGCGGCCCATCTGTTGGGCAGGCCGGTCGTGCTGCGTGAACTGCTGCCCCAGGACCTCAAGCTGGAAGTCGAGCAGTTCAGCCGTGGCGAGGCCATTGCTGCGGCGCGCAGCCTTGCTCAGGTGGTCGGGCGCGCGCATGCCCGTCAGATGGACGCTTCGCAGCGGACTGTCTGGCTTGCGACCCTGCGTGGCGGACATGCCTGGGACATTGCAGCGCCTTCGTGGTTATGGGCCGCCACGGTCGATCTGGCCGCCGCGCATGAACGAGGCTACCTCGATCATTGTCGCCGCTTTGCGCTGAAACAGGCTGATCAAGCGGTTGAAGGTTGA
- a CDS encoding LysR family transcriptional regulator, whose amino-acid sequence MIKLDLLQTFAEVVRAGSFSAAARRMGVPRSTVSLHIQSLEASLDLRLFKRSTRSLVLTEEGQQLHEMAQAPLDHLAQGLHAMQGQHGALSGLIRLTLPADFPTELVASAITSFRRQHPLVRFQILHTGDRLDLVARNIDIALRMGDGSPPDAVERSVLEIDWMLCASADWVKRHGLPDSLAELGDVIAPGSGLRQFLERQVLSSPLPEPAIEVDSLLMARSLVLEGFGCALLPTGMVEPMVEQGLILRLLPMVTLSPTRLKLAFPTRADMIPRVRAFADHLAQALQA is encoded by the coding sequence ATGATCAAACTCGACCTGCTCCAGACCTTTGCCGAAGTGGTGCGTGCCGGTAGCTTCAGTGCCGCTGCGCGGCGCATGGGTGTGCCGCGCTCCACGGTCAGCCTGCATATCCAGTCGCTGGAGGCATCGCTGGACCTGCGCCTGTTCAAGCGCTCCACCCGCAGCCTGGTGCTGACCGAGGAGGGGCAACAGCTTCACGAAATGGCTCAGGCGCCGCTCGACCATCTGGCGCAGGGCCTGCATGCGATGCAGGGCCAGCATGGCGCGCTCAGCGGGCTGATCCGGCTGACCTTGCCCGCCGATTTCCCCACGGAGTTGGTGGCCAGCGCGATCACCAGCTTTCGCCGCCAGCATCCGCTGGTGCGATTCCAGATCCTGCATACCGGCGACCGGCTCGATTTGGTGGCGCGGAACATCGACATCGCGCTACGCATGGGCGACGGCTCGCCACCCGATGCTGTCGAGCGCAGCGTGCTGGAGATCGACTGGATGCTCTGCGCCAGTGCCGATTGGGTGAAACGCCATGGTCTGCCCGACAGTCTGGCCGAGCTTGGCGATGTGATCGCACCGGGATCGGGGCTGCGGCAGTTTCTGGAGCGGCAGGTGCTTTCAAGCCCCCTGCCCGAGCCCGCCATCGAGGTCGACAGCCTGCTGATGGCCCGCTCGCTGGTGCTGGAAGGGTTCGGCTGCGCGCTGCTGCCCACCGGCATGGTGGAGCCGATGGTGGAGCAGGGCTTGATCTTGCGCCTGCTCCCCATGGTCACGCTCAGCCCTACGCGGCTCAAGCTGGCCTTTCCCACCCGCGCCGACATGATCCCGCGCGTGCGGGCCTTTGCCGATCATCTGGCGCAGGCGCTTCAGGCCTGA
- a CDS encoding LysR family transcriptional regulator → MDTLAAMRVFVRIVERGSISAAARDLGLGQPAVSERIARLEAHLGEPLLRRNTRAMSVTDTGAAFYERCKLAIEAADDAMAVAHKDQPVSGTLRIAAPHGLGEVLLTPVLLDLREHHPELRIDLVLNDRVVDPVTEGVDLSLRLGPVGEGHFIARRLGMVRRVLVASPAYLARHGGPESPSDLARHGFARVAGLFHGNRLPLHAPDGGMVAAPIETMITVSHWRPLHALLLGGGAIGVLQQSVCADDVRQGTLIPLLPAFTVPPFGLHALYAPGRPMPPRLRLLLSRLEARAQQVLG, encoded by the coding sequence ATGGACACTCTGGCAGCCATGCGCGTCTTCGTGCGGATCGTGGAACGGGGCAGCATCTCGGCCGCCGCGCGGGATCTGGGTCTGGGCCAGCCGGCGGTGAGCGAAAGGATCGCCCGGCTCGAAGCGCATCTGGGCGAACCCTTGCTGCGGCGGAACACCAGGGCGATGTCCGTAACCGACACCGGGGCGGCCTTTTACGAGCGCTGCAAGCTCGCCATCGAGGCGGCTGACGATGCCATGGCGGTCGCGCACAAGGACCAGCCTGTCAGCGGCACATTGCGGATCGCGGCACCCCATGGATTGGGCGAGGTTTTGTTGACGCCGGTGCTGCTCGACCTGCGTGAACACCATCCCGAATTGCGGATCGATCTGGTGCTCAATGATCGCGTTGTCGATCCGGTGACCGAAGGCGTCGATCTGTCATTGCGCCTCGGGCCAGTCGGCGAGGGGCATTTTATCGCCCGGCGGCTGGGCATGGTGCGCCGGGTGCTGGTGGCCTCGCCCGCCTATCTGGCACGGCATGGCGGGCCTGAAAGCCCCTCAGACCTTGCCCGCCACGGCTTTGCACGGGTGGCGGGGCTGTTCCACGGCAACCGCCTGCCCTTGCACGCACCTGATGGCGGCATGGTGGCCGCGCCCATCGAGACCATGATCACCGTCAGCCATTGGCGCCCCCTGCATGCGCTGCTGCTGGGCGGAGGGGCGATCGGCGTGTTGCAGCAATCGGTCTGCGCGGACGATGTGCGGCAGGGCACGCTGATCCCCTTGTTGCCAGCGTTCACCGTCCCGCCCTTCGGTCTCCATGCGCTTTATGCTCCGGGCAGGCCCATGCCGCCTCGCCTGCGCCTGCTGCTCTCGAGGCTGGAAGCCAGGGCGCAGCAAGTGCTGGGGTAG
- a CDS encoding IS110 family transposase, translated as MKSYIRIGVDLAKNFFQVHALPEEGVPALQRKLSRAKFLDFFRNIAPSRVGMEACATAHHWARALQALGHDVVLIPPAYTKAYVKRGKNDAVDAEAICEAMSRPGMRFVPVKTIEQQALLSLHKQRELLIKQQTMAVNALRAFLAEFGLVAAKSICRVPDLLDVGRDSTALPATAKVRLEIDAEVLLAISKAIKGLEQEIARHHAINPVSQLLDGVPGIGVLIASAVVAYVPDPKHFRSGRDFSAWLGLTPREHSSGGKSTLGHISKQGNPYLRKLLVLAATSLLRVQPQRQGPLAEWLRALLVRKPARLVTVALANRLARILWAMMKGGEEFRVEIFARGAAAV; from the coding sequence ATGAAGAGCTATATTCGGATCGGTGTCGATCTCGCCAAGAACTTCTTCCAAGTGCATGCCCTGCCCGAAGAAGGAGTGCCTGCGCTGCAGCGAAAGCTCAGTCGTGCCAAATTTCTTGATTTTTTCCGTAACATAGCTCCGAGCCGGGTGGGGATGGAGGCGTGTGCAACAGCGCATCACTGGGCGCGCGCCTTGCAGGCGCTGGGACATGATGTGGTCCTGATCCCACCGGCCTATACCAAGGCTTATGTTAAACGAGGCAAGAACGACGCCGTAGATGCCGAAGCCATCTGCGAGGCGATGTCGCGGCCGGGAATGCGGTTCGTGCCGGTCAAAACCATTGAACAGCAGGCGCTTTTGAGCCTGCACAAGCAACGCGAGTTGCTGATCAAGCAGCAGACGATGGCCGTCAACGCACTACGGGCCTTTCTGGCCGAGTTCGGCTTGGTCGCAGCTAAAAGCATTTGCCGTGTCCCAGATTTACTCGATGTGGGGCGCGATAGCACTGCCTTGCCGGCGACCGCCAAGGTTCGCCTTGAAATTGATGCTGAAGTCCTTTTGGCCATTTCCAAGGCCATCAAGGGCCTCGAGCAAGAAATTGCCCGTCATCATGCTATCAATCCGGTCAGCCAATTACTCGATGGTGTCCCCGGCATTGGCGTGCTCATTGCTTCGGCGGTCGTGGCTTATGTGCCCGATCCCAAGCACTTCCGCTCAGGCCGAGATTTCAGCGCTTGGCTCGGGCTGACTCCGCGAGAACATTCGAGCGGCGGCAAGTCAACGCTGGGTCATATCAGTAAGCAAGGCAATCCATATCTGCGCAAGTTGCTGGTGCTCGCGGCCACATCCCTGCTTCGAGTGCAACCGCAGCGGCAAGGGCCGCTTGCAGAATGGCTCCGAGCCTTGCTGGTGCGCAAGCCTGCTCGACTGGTGACAGTCGCGCTAGCCAACCGTCTGGCCCGTATCCTTTGGGCTATGATGAAAGGTGGAGAGGAGTTCCGCGTAGAAATTTTCGCTCGAGGCGCTGCTGCCGTGTGA